A single Montipora foliosa isolate CH-2021 chromosome 7, ASM3666993v2, whole genome shotgun sequence DNA region contains:
- the LOC138009870 gene encoding ATP-dependent DNA helicase RecQ-like — protein MANVAAVFDLVSQKFCIRELNALQREAIIQFVEKQRDVFINLPTGFGKSFIYQALPLVFDAMHGEGHIVVVVSPLVSLMKDQVQKLRNLGISAVTLSDIEEEDAKAVEKGVFSVVYGSPEAFLKIARWRKLLTSDMYRAKLCAIAVDEAHVMKQWGTSNNSSMAAFRETYAQLHELRSLAPDVKMLALTATATTSTRHTITEILLMDNPHVICENPSKANIAYSVHYMDKERSAEDYFRWLADELKEKKEKTSRTIIYSQTINQCCIIYSVLKGMVGRELYSNSANDPRHVLLEMLHSCTPDKNKDMILDAFQKEESPIRVLVATIAFGMGVDCKGVHRTIHFGPSKNIEAYIQ, from the exons ATGGCGAACGTCGCTGCGGTCTTCGATCTTGTGTCCCAGAAATTTTGTATTCGGGAGTTAAATGCCCTTCAGAGAGAAGCTATAATTCAATTCGTGGAGAAGCAGAGAGATGTTTTTATTAATCTACCTACTGGATTTGGAAAATCTTTCATATATCAAGCTTTGCCGTTGGTTTTCGACGCCATGCATGGAGAAGgccatattgttgttgttgtctcaCCTCTCGTGAGTCTTATGAAAGATCAGGTCCAAAAGTTAAGAAATCTTGGAATCTCTGCCGTCACCCTCAGTGACATCGAGGAAGAAGACGCAAAGGCAGTTGAGAAAGGTGTCTTCTCCGTCGTTTATGGAAGTCCAGAGGCTTTCTTAAAAATCGCACGATGGAGGAAACTGTTAACAAGCGACATGTACAGGGCAAAGTTGTGTGCAATTGCAGTCGATGAGGCTCATGTCATGAAGCAGTG GGGTACTTCAAACAACAGCAGCATGGCAGCATTTAGAGAAACGTACGCTCAACTCCATGAACTAAGGTCCCTTGCTCCTGATGTCAAGATGTTAGCATTGACTGCTACAGCAACCACTTCCACAAGGCACACTATTACAGAAATATTATTGATGGATAACCCTCATGTGATCTGTGAAAATCCTAGCAAGGCAAACATTGCTTACTCTGTTCACTACATGGATAAAGAGAGATCAGCTGAAGATTATTTTCGATGGTTGGCCGATgaacttaaagaaaagaaagagaaaacgaGTAGGACAATTATTTATAGCCAGACAATAAACCAGTGTTGCATCATATACTCTGTATTGAAAGGAATGGTTGGACGTGAGTTGTACTCCAATTCAGCCAATGATCCAAGACATGTGTTGCTTGAAATGCTTCATTCTTGCACCCCAGACAAAAACAAGGATATGATATTGGACGCTTTCCAGAAGGAAGAATCTCCAATAAGAGTGCTGGTGGCAACCATTGCATTTGGAATGGGAGTTGACTGCAAAGGTGTTCATCGTACCATCCACTTTGGTCCATCCAAAAACATTGAGGCATATATTCAGTAG